Proteins from one Malaya genurostris strain Urasoe2022 chromosome 2, Malgen_1.1, whole genome shotgun sequence genomic window:
- the LOC131426964 gene encoding uncharacterized protein LOC131426964 isoform X3, protein MHYDRQFFNPKTGENHGIFGYNYLKFHRMRDPKWTAGDKMIQYVGLTKLYARDRKLNTLKTILKRKNKQQFMKNIRKTLTDDNSYLQLARFGNTQLIKNVFQEHSHLQRAYRPLTIEHIVEKMDQLTFTKRKMLDRLTHKLKTLTDNYRKELIKVSEHQDRTNFRDPQELYEEIESKSYQLKLKHCYTRIRTANAVNRAYNALVRIMLKDSIFFNPVLNALQDDLIEQGRFIQETIGTGLPAMRNVQSLQLEFEELERRTNKELTDRFQSLLQQREKLDLNNKRIHNLVRRDSDFDINLSRYDRDTTSMVDLKIQTEEVERIIKKMKYATSCGEPREIFPRVKQQKRDSKQMKINLQRREHQRNVEFIENELAEINHDELANDFTYDEIRRITEYKLNQNKISLEKKRQEAISSHRENIKDMSNMLKLSFQHVLDVFRNIETNNTLHVDTKNIVDYSDVNLPLLSFETAYIKRPDKMENTDSIVEGLVLKDPNVFSRAQIKAMSAQIVSKNMKRDD, encoded by the exons atGCATTACGATAGACAATTCTTTAATCCCAAAACAGGGGAAAACCATGGCATTTTCGgatacaattatttgaaattccaTCGTATGAGAGATCCCAAATGGACGGCTGGAGATAAGATGATCCAATATGTAGGCCTCACAAAATTGTACG CCCGTGATCGGAAACTTAACACCCTCAAAACAATCCTGAAACGCAAAAATAAACAACAGTTTATGAAAAACATTCGGAAAACCCTGACCGATGATAATAGTTATTTGCAACTAGCGCGATTTGGCAATACTCAACTGATTAAAAATGTATTTCAAGAACATTCGCATCTCCAAAGAGCGTATCGGCCATTGACAATTGAG cACATAGTGGAGAAAATGGACCAGCTAACTTTCACCAAAAGAAAAATGTTAGATCGTTTGACACACAAATTGAAAACGTTGACCGACAATTACAGAAAAGAATTG ATCAAAGTTTCTGAGCATCAGGACAGGACTAACTTCCGGGATCCACAGGAACTGTACGAAGAAATTGAATCAAAAAGCTACCAACTTAAGTTGAAACATTGCTACACACGTATCCGAACAGCGAATGCAGTTAATAGAGCCTATAACGCTTTAGTTCGAATTATGTTGAAG GACTCAATATTCTTCAATCCGGTGTTGAACGCCTTACAAGACGATTTGATTGAGCAAGGTCGATTCATCCAAGAAACTATTGGAACTGGACTTCCGGCAATGCGCAACGTTCAAAGTCTTCAACTGGAGTTTGAG GAACTTGAAAGACGGACTAACAAAGAATTGACCGATCGTTTCCAATCCCTTCTGCAGCAACGAGAGAAATTAGATTTGAATAACAAACGAATTCATAATTTAGTTCGGAGAGAT AGCGACTTTGATATCAATTTATCACGTTATGATCGAGACACAACCAGTATGGTAGATCTGAAAATTCAAACAGAAGAAGTGGAGAGAATAATCAAGAAAATGAAATACGCTACTTCATGTGGTGAACCGAGAGAAATTTTCCCAAG AGTGAAGCAACAGAAGCGCGAcagtaaacaaatgaaaatcaatttaCAGCGACGTGAACACCAGCGAAATGTTGAATTTATCGAGAACGAGCTTGCTGAAATAAACCATGATGAGTTGGCGAATGACTTCACTTATGACGAAATACG CCGGATTACCGAATACAAGCTTAACCAGAACAAAATATCCCTAGAAAAGAAAAGACAGGAGGCGATTTCATCGCACAGGGAAAATATCAAAGATATGAGCAATATGTTGAAACTTTCATTTCAACATGTTTTGGATGTTTTCAGAAACATTGAAACAAATAACACGCTACATGTCGATACCAAGAATATTGTAGATTATTCTGATGTTAATCTACCGCTTCTGAGCTTCGAAACGGCCTACATTAAACGTCCCGATAAAATGGAGAACACTGACT CAATTGTGGAAGGTCTAGTACTGAAAGATCCTAATGTTTTTTCGAGAGCCCAAATAAAAGCCATGAGTGCTCAGATTGTTTCGAAAAATATGAAGCGTGATGACTGA
- the LOC131426964 gene encoding uncharacterized protein LOC131426964 isoform X1, with protein sequence MHYDRQFFNPKTGENHGIFGYNYLKFHRMRDPKWTAGDKMIQYVGLTKLYARDRKLNTLKTILKRKNKQQFMKNIRKTLTDDNSYLQLARFGNTQLIKNVFQEHSHLQRAYRPLTIEHIVEKMDQLTFTKRKMLDRLTHKLKTLTDNYRKELIKVSEHQDRTNFRDPQELYEEIESKSYQLKLKHCYTRIRTANAVNRAYNALVRIMLKDSIFFNPVLNALQDDLIEQGRFIQETIGTGLPAMRNVQSLQLEFEELERRTNKELTDRFQSLLQQREKLDLNNKRIHNLVRRDSDFDINLSRYDRDTTSMVDLKIQTEEVERIIKKMKYATSCGEPREIFPRVKQQKRDSKQMKINLQRREHQRNVEFIENELAEINHDELANDFTYDEIRRITEYKLNQNKISLEKKRQEAISSHRENIKDMSNMLKLSFQHVLDVFRNIETNNTLHVDTKNIVDYSDVNLPLLSFETAYIKRPDKMENTDSALCISLAKDKIKHLMQFLETKDEDVSHPFYEKDYQYSILKEHNEQNMKSMKNIEKSIVEGLVLKDPNVFSRAQIKAMSAQIVSKNMKRDD encoded by the exons atGCATTACGATAGACAATTCTTTAATCCCAAAACAGGGGAAAACCATGGCATTTTCGgatacaattatttgaaattccaTCGTATGAGAGATCCCAAATGGACGGCTGGAGATAAGATGATCCAATATGTAGGCCTCACAAAATTGTACG CCCGTGATCGGAAACTTAACACCCTCAAAACAATCCTGAAACGCAAAAATAAACAACAGTTTATGAAAAACATTCGGAAAACCCTGACCGATGATAATAGTTATTTGCAACTAGCGCGATTTGGCAATACTCAACTGATTAAAAATGTATTTCAAGAACATTCGCATCTCCAAAGAGCGTATCGGCCATTGACAATTGAG cACATAGTGGAGAAAATGGACCAGCTAACTTTCACCAAAAGAAAAATGTTAGATCGTTTGACACACAAATTGAAAACGTTGACCGACAATTACAGAAAAGAATTG ATCAAAGTTTCTGAGCATCAGGACAGGACTAACTTCCGGGATCCACAGGAACTGTACGAAGAAATTGAATCAAAAAGCTACCAACTTAAGTTGAAACATTGCTACACACGTATCCGAACAGCGAATGCAGTTAATAGAGCCTATAACGCTTTAGTTCGAATTATGTTGAAG GACTCAATATTCTTCAATCCGGTGTTGAACGCCTTACAAGACGATTTGATTGAGCAAGGTCGATTCATCCAAGAAACTATTGGAACTGGACTTCCGGCAATGCGCAACGTTCAAAGTCTTCAACTGGAGTTTGAG GAACTTGAAAGACGGACTAACAAAGAATTGACCGATCGTTTCCAATCCCTTCTGCAGCAACGAGAGAAATTAGATTTGAATAACAAACGAATTCATAATTTAGTTCGGAGAGAT AGCGACTTTGATATCAATTTATCACGTTATGATCGAGACACAACCAGTATGGTAGATCTGAAAATTCAAACAGAAGAAGTGGAGAGAATAATCAAGAAAATGAAATACGCTACTTCATGTGGTGAACCGAGAGAAATTTTCCCAAG AGTGAAGCAACAGAAGCGCGAcagtaaacaaatgaaaatcaatttaCAGCGACGTGAACACCAGCGAAATGTTGAATTTATCGAGAACGAGCTTGCTGAAATAAACCATGATGAGTTGGCGAATGACTTCACTTATGACGAAATACG CCGGATTACCGAATACAAGCTTAACCAGAACAAAATATCCCTAGAAAAGAAAAGACAGGAGGCGATTTCATCGCACAGGGAAAATATCAAAGATATGAGCAATATGTTGAAACTTTCATTTCAACATGTTTTGGATGTTTTCAGAAACATTGAAACAAATAACACGCTACATGTCGATACCAAGAATATTGTAGATTATTCTGATGTTAATCTACCGCTTCTGAGCTTCGAAACGGCCTACATTAAACGTCCCGATAAAATGGAGAACACTGACT CCGCCTTATGTATATCATTAGCAAAGGATAAGATCAAGCACCTGATGCAATTTTTGGAAACAAAAGACGAAGACGTTTCCCATCCATTTTACGAAAAAGATTATCAGTACAGCATTCTGAAAGAACATAacgaacaaaatatgaaaagcaTGAAGAATATTGAAAAGT CAATTGTGGAAGGTCTAGTACTGAAAGATCCTAATGTTTTTTCGAGAGCCCAAATAAAAGCCATGAGTGCTCAGATTGTTTCGAAAAATATGAAGCGTGATGACTGA
- the LOC131426964 gene encoding uncharacterized protein LOC131426964 isoform X2 gives MRDPKWTAGDKMIQYVGLTKLYARDRKLNTLKTILKRKNKQQFMKNIRKTLTDDNSYLQLARFGNTQLIKNVFQEHSHLQRAYRPLTIEHIVEKMDQLTFTKRKMLDRLTHKLKTLTDNYRKELIKVSEHQDRTNFRDPQELYEEIESKSYQLKLKHCYTRIRTANAVNRAYNALVRIMLKDSIFFNPVLNALQDDLIEQGRFIQETIGTGLPAMRNVQSLQLEFEELERRTNKELTDRFQSLLQQREKLDLNNKRIHNLVRRDSDFDINLSRYDRDTTSMVDLKIQTEEVERIIKKMKYATSCGEPREIFPRVKQQKRDSKQMKINLQRREHQRNVEFIENELAEINHDELANDFTYDEIRRITEYKLNQNKISLEKKRQEAISSHRENIKDMSNMLKLSFQHVLDVFRNIETNNTLHVDTKNIVDYSDVNLPLLSFETAYIKRPDKMENTDSALCISLAKDKIKHLMQFLETKDEDVSHPFYEKDYQYSILKEHNEQNMKSMKNIEKSIVEGLVLKDPNVFSRAQIKAMSAQIVSKNMKRDD, from the exons ATGAGAGATCCCAAATGGACGGCTGGAGATAAGATGATCCAATATGTAGGCCTCACAAAATTGTACG CCCGTGATCGGAAACTTAACACCCTCAAAACAATCCTGAAACGCAAAAATAAACAACAGTTTATGAAAAACATTCGGAAAACCCTGACCGATGATAATAGTTATTTGCAACTAGCGCGATTTGGCAATACTCAACTGATTAAAAATGTATTTCAAGAACATTCGCATCTCCAAAGAGCGTATCGGCCATTGACAATTGAG cACATAGTGGAGAAAATGGACCAGCTAACTTTCACCAAAAGAAAAATGTTAGATCGTTTGACACACAAATTGAAAACGTTGACCGACAATTACAGAAAAGAATTG ATCAAAGTTTCTGAGCATCAGGACAGGACTAACTTCCGGGATCCACAGGAACTGTACGAAGAAATTGAATCAAAAAGCTACCAACTTAAGTTGAAACATTGCTACACACGTATCCGAACAGCGAATGCAGTTAATAGAGCCTATAACGCTTTAGTTCGAATTATGTTGAAG GACTCAATATTCTTCAATCCGGTGTTGAACGCCTTACAAGACGATTTGATTGAGCAAGGTCGATTCATCCAAGAAACTATTGGAACTGGACTTCCGGCAATGCGCAACGTTCAAAGTCTTCAACTGGAGTTTGAG GAACTTGAAAGACGGACTAACAAAGAATTGACCGATCGTTTCCAATCCCTTCTGCAGCAACGAGAGAAATTAGATTTGAATAACAAACGAATTCATAATTTAGTTCGGAGAGAT AGCGACTTTGATATCAATTTATCACGTTATGATCGAGACACAACCAGTATGGTAGATCTGAAAATTCAAACAGAAGAAGTGGAGAGAATAATCAAGAAAATGAAATACGCTACTTCATGTGGTGAACCGAGAGAAATTTTCCCAAG AGTGAAGCAACAGAAGCGCGAcagtaaacaaatgaaaatcaatttaCAGCGACGTGAACACCAGCGAAATGTTGAATTTATCGAGAACGAGCTTGCTGAAATAAACCATGATGAGTTGGCGAATGACTTCACTTATGACGAAATACG CCGGATTACCGAATACAAGCTTAACCAGAACAAAATATCCCTAGAAAAGAAAAGACAGGAGGCGATTTCATCGCACAGGGAAAATATCAAAGATATGAGCAATATGTTGAAACTTTCATTTCAACATGTTTTGGATGTTTTCAGAAACATTGAAACAAATAACACGCTACATGTCGATACCAAGAATATTGTAGATTATTCTGATGTTAATCTACCGCTTCTGAGCTTCGAAACGGCCTACATTAAACGTCCCGATAAAATGGAGAACACTGACT CCGCCTTATGTATATCATTAGCAAAGGATAAGATCAAGCACCTGATGCAATTTTTGGAAACAAAAGACGAAGACGTTTCCCATCCATTTTACGAAAAAGATTATCAGTACAGCATTCTGAAAGAACATAacgaacaaaatatgaaaagcaTGAAGAATATTGAAAAGT CAATTGTGGAAGGTCTAGTACTGAAAGATCCTAATGTTTTTTCGAGAGCCCAAATAAAAGCCATGAGTGCTCAGATTGTTTCGAAAAATATGAAGCGTGATGACTGA
- the LOC131426964 gene encoding uncharacterized protein LOC131426964 isoform X4: MHYDRQFFNPKTGENHGIFGYNYLKFHRMRDPKWTAGDKMIQYVGLTKLYARDRKLNTLKTILKRKNKQQFMKNIRKTLTDDNSYLQLARFGNTQLIKNVFQEHSHLQRAYRPLTIEHIVEKMDQLTFTKRKMLDRLTHKLKTLTDNYRKELIKVSEHQDRTNFRDPQELYEEIESKSYQLKLKHCYTRIRTANAVNRAYNALVRIMLKDSIFFNPVLNALQDDLIEQGRFIQETIGTGLPAMRNVQSLQLEFEELERRTNKELTDRFQSLLQQREKLDLNNKRIHNLVRRDSDFDINLSRYDRDTTSMVDLKIQTEEVERIIKKMKYATSCGEPREIFPRVKQQKRDSKQMKINLQRREHQRNVEFIENELAEINHDELANDFTYDEIRRITEYKLNQNKISLEKKRQEAISSHRENIKDMSNMLKLSFQHVLDVFRNIETNNTLHVDTKNIVDYSDVNLPLLSFETAYIKRPDKMENTDYNLTPLLLVGSRLMYIISKG; this comes from the exons atGCATTACGATAGACAATTCTTTAATCCCAAAACAGGGGAAAACCATGGCATTTTCGgatacaattatttgaaattccaTCGTATGAGAGATCCCAAATGGACGGCTGGAGATAAGATGATCCAATATGTAGGCCTCACAAAATTGTACG CCCGTGATCGGAAACTTAACACCCTCAAAACAATCCTGAAACGCAAAAATAAACAACAGTTTATGAAAAACATTCGGAAAACCCTGACCGATGATAATAGTTATTTGCAACTAGCGCGATTTGGCAATACTCAACTGATTAAAAATGTATTTCAAGAACATTCGCATCTCCAAAGAGCGTATCGGCCATTGACAATTGAG cACATAGTGGAGAAAATGGACCAGCTAACTTTCACCAAAAGAAAAATGTTAGATCGTTTGACACACAAATTGAAAACGTTGACCGACAATTACAGAAAAGAATTG ATCAAAGTTTCTGAGCATCAGGACAGGACTAACTTCCGGGATCCACAGGAACTGTACGAAGAAATTGAATCAAAAAGCTACCAACTTAAGTTGAAACATTGCTACACACGTATCCGAACAGCGAATGCAGTTAATAGAGCCTATAACGCTTTAGTTCGAATTATGTTGAAG GACTCAATATTCTTCAATCCGGTGTTGAACGCCTTACAAGACGATTTGATTGAGCAAGGTCGATTCATCCAAGAAACTATTGGAACTGGACTTCCGGCAATGCGCAACGTTCAAAGTCTTCAACTGGAGTTTGAG GAACTTGAAAGACGGACTAACAAAGAATTGACCGATCGTTTCCAATCCCTTCTGCAGCAACGAGAGAAATTAGATTTGAATAACAAACGAATTCATAATTTAGTTCGGAGAGAT AGCGACTTTGATATCAATTTATCACGTTATGATCGAGACACAACCAGTATGGTAGATCTGAAAATTCAAACAGAAGAAGTGGAGAGAATAATCAAGAAAATGAAATACGCTACTTCATGTGGTGAACCGAGAGAAATTTTCCCAAG AGTGAAGCAACAGAAGCGCGAcagtaaacaaatgaaaatcaatttaCAGCGACGTGAACACCAGCGAAATGTTGAATTTATCGAGAACGAGCTTGCTGAAATAAACCATGATGAGTTGGCGAATGACTTCACTTATGACGAAATACG CCGGATTACCGAATACAAGCTTAACCAGAACAAAATATCCCTAGAAAAGAAAAGACAGGAGGCGATTTCATCGCACAGGGAAAATATCAAAGATATGAGCAATATGTTGAAACTTTCATTTCAACATGTTTTGGATGTTTTCAGAAACATTGAAACAAATAACACGCTACATGTCGATACCAAGAATATTGTAGATTATTCTGATGTTAATCTACCGCTTCTGAGCTTCGAAACGGCCTACATTAAACGTCCCGATAAAATGGAGAACACTGACT ATAATCTCACACCTCTTCTATTGGTTGGTAGCCGCCTTATGTATATCATTAGCAAAGGATAA